tgcaacaACCTGTCGTATCCATCCATTTAAGCTTGCATCTTTAAAACAGTAAGATTAATTTGAGATGCCCACTTCAATTCTCATTTCTTGAGCAATAGtatatgaaaatgaaaacttcAAGAATATTGATAGATCATATTGTACTTAATGTttagataaataaaatttcctctcttttctcccaaaataataataataataataataataataataataataataataataataataattataattaattaattaaacagAAGCAAGATGCAAAATTTAGATTTagattgtaataaaaaaaaacatactttGCAACAAGCTGTTGCATCCATTCAATTTAAGCTTGCACCTTTAAAACGACCAGAGTTGAAACACCATATATGCAAATCccaattctcatttttttgagcaatagtatatatatgcaaaacaataaattcaataatgTTAATAGATCatactaattaattaaatagccTGGCTATCATGTCTGCCTTGTCTTTCATGCATAAGAATGAAAAGGAGATTGAGAACAAACCTGATCAGGCGAAGAGGTTTTTGAGCTAGACGACGAAGAGGAAGAGGGTTTTGAAGCATTGGATTCATCTTGATTTACAGCTTGAgttatcttcttttcttcaacCGGAACCAATGCCAAAACTGGGTCGCTATCCGATAAGGCCGTATCGCTCAACAAGTATCTAGACGAACCAGGAGGTGTGATTAAATCACCAACTGGTTTAGTCCAACGCTTGGTTATAATATCAGTTGGCTGAGAAGAGTTCTTGTTGATAATATGATGATCAGTTAGCTTAGCcacacttttcttcttttcatcaaTTGGCTTGGTGGAACTTTTCTTCTTGTTATGGTCAGCTggctttgaagaagaagaagagctttTCTTGGTCTTTTGGAGTTGACGGTAAGGTTTTGGATTGATAGGTGGCTGAGAAGAGCAGGGAGCGGAGAGAGTTCTAGAGCTTCTATTTGCATCTCTGATTATTGGGTTGTGGCGGTCGATGGCTCGGCCGCCGAGTTGAATTGTGGATGAAGAGGAACATGATGCTTCTTCCATGCTCATACATATGGCCGTTGAGGCTTGGGATGTGCACAACATTTTTATGCCCTTTAATCTTTGAATAATGCTAACAGATGGAACTAGTGGTTTAGAGAATCTGCATatgattgagagagagagagagagagagagagagagagctagagtATACAATTACAAATTTGGTGGCTCTGTGTTCTTGTAAAAAAAGTTGGTTCTTTTGCTTTTAAGCCTGaactaaagagagagagagagagagagagagagagagttttgaaaGTTTACACATTAGACTTCTGTGTGGAGTAATAATTCATTGTGCCTATAATCCTTTATTATGCCAGTGATGTTTGTCGAGTGTGATAACGGTTTACAAACTTGACCGTGTAAATGTTTTGGTAATTATTGGAGATGGTGATGACATAATGGTTATtggcttttttttcttcttctaaagaAACGGATATAACATGGGACTCCATGTATTTCTCTCCCATCTTAATGCCTACTTTTTGTCCATAGATAAAATTCTGGTGGGTAATTATTGAATACTTTCGAAGTATcataaatgcatttttttttctctcacataaTTGTGGGTCTCATTAACTAAATTTATTGTGAGAGGAGTGAATACGTATTTATGGTATAGCAAAACTTATGTACAGCAtcttaggtgctgttccttaaatttcattttaaaaattttgtcatgtggctacttaacttaaaaaatacacttccatccaattaaaaaaaaaaaaacacacatgacagaatcttaagagaggaacctaaggaacagcacataagtactgtatctaagtcTTACTTTTTATGGTACTCTCAAAGTATtcaatgatttttcaattttgatacaatacatttagttccctaattaaatttaaacacatagttataataaatttaattatttttgaaaaaaaaaaaattgtgcaatGTGATAGCTTTGATTATGAGAACACTCTTTTTAGTTTTTCCCTAGCAACTATTCTAGACGAGGACTTCTAATTTTAATAATACAACCTAAACTAAATAGGCATTTTTACTTGCAAGAGACTATACATTCAACAAGTTATAATTCAAAGTTTACAGAGGGGTTTTATAAATAGTCTTTGGCATTTTATAAAATCAtaggggtttttattttttcctgaaTTAAAAACTCCTAATGCTTTTTCTGCTAAACAATTAGCCTAATTGACAATAGAAGTACAAGAGAAATTAGAGGAAATGAAGGTCACTTGAGGACAGAAAAAAAACAGCGTTCTTTATGAGATTCAACCAACATTTCCGTAGttttaatgaatgaaaatgatgtACTATCTATGATTGCTTTATCTATGATTGCCATATTTTTACGGTGTATGAGTTTTTGGTAGTACTTCTcccacttaaaaaaagaaaagaaaacaaagaagaagggTTGTTGGGAGTATAATTGATCTTGACATTTCAACTGTGATGTATTAAGCTTGAGACttgccaaaatattatttttgagaaagtagGAGCTCCATGGAATTGAGTAGGGTGGTTGTGTTCACGTGTCAAGTTCGGGTCGTATTGACTCTTGAGTATTCGACTATATTGGTTAACACTAAtccgacatgtttattaaacgggtcaagattTCTTAACTCTAACACGACttatttattaaacgggttagcCGTGTTAACCCGTTTATAAGAATTTATcaaagcacaaaaaaatatatataaatttttgtattaaccaaattgatatgaactatgaaaaaccaaacaaatagattttttcaaatataaaattcagaactAACGAGTAATTGCTTTACAATAAGCAATTACAATATATCAAATaatcacaaaaattaataagtttatatacttaGGATTTGGAGGGTATATTgttaaaatgttatttaattaaacGGGCCAGACAAATTCCATGGGTTGGAAACGAACAAGACACGTTTATTAAACATATCAATTGTATCAACTCAAATATGACACGAATCTGTTAAGTTTCAACTCATAATCTACTAATTTAGTGTTTAGTCGTGTCGAATTTTGCCACTTCTAGAATTGAGTCACTTTATCATAAGGCTCTATTACATTTGCCTGccaattcttttaaaaaaaaatccttgcaTTCAAGAAGTCTACAGAGGTGGTTATATGTACCTGAGCCTCAATCATAAGGGGAGAAAGGAATTCATTCTCTTGAGTCTTGATATGTAACTCATAGAAGCAATTAATTCAGCTATTGATTATAGCATAAATGCACTTTAATGCTCTGATTGATACTTGATactactctcttctttttttcattttcttaattctCTTTGTATTCTTTAGTTAATGCTGGTGTTAGtcatatttaattaattgaagAGCGTGTTGGAGCTCCATATTCAAAACTAAAGACATGTATTTATGAAGTTCTTTTCAAGCGTGCCTTCGTTTTGCAATTTCCTTTTCCAAGATAGGGTTTACATAAGGTGATCGGAAACAGAAAGCACAAATGTGCAAAACCAGGGcaaatatatgtttaataatgacaatataatttaagtttcttggtttgaatgtgcgtggacttccCGTGAAACTTTCATGTGGTGATTCAGATTTACAAACTTTACAGAATAAAATTCACTGTTTCTGATGAAGAAACATGACTGAATACTGTCAGTTAATGTGTGCCTGTTGGCCTGTGGGTATGGCctacaaattaatattttacttattaAACACTTCGCAAGAAGTTTGTccagaaattttaatatttgaacaGAAACATAAGGGTCAGATGAGACAGAGCAACGGCTAAATAACCAGCAACAGCTTCATGTGCTAAGCTTATTGAATTTGTACTAGACTTGAGCATGgtttttgcattaaaattttcaagttctttgtttttttcctgaCTAGAAAACGATAGTTCAAGTTCTTAAATATGTTATAGTAAGTAGACGTGTCAAAACGGGtgaatcgggtcgggtttaggTCGAATCAATCGGGTTTCGAGTCAAGTTGACctgtatttttcaaacaagtttatttttttatttattaatttttttttcaattacaaaaacaaatcattgACAACCTGTTTagataaaatgaataaaatcaattaagcaAATGAACTACACTTAATGTCATTTGTTAATATCCTTCCAATTCTAACAGTTTTGagcataacaaaaattatttatagtcatAAATTCATGATGGTAAAAGTCTTTAATATTAATAGTTCACTGTTAAAATGCATATAATTACAAGTTTACATCTTCAAAAAGAGATAgatcttaaaacaaacaaaataagtaAGCCAGCAAAGTAGCAAGTCATCGGTCTTCTTAAGTGTACATGTTCCtgttgcatttaaaataatagtaaagttGGATTATTtagaaagataaactaaacaaaaaaagatttaaaaataaacataacaggttaagtaaaaaaaaaaaaaagtaaatattttataagaattacacTTCAATTTCAATCTACTCAACATTGGTAGCAGATTTAGCACTACAAATATTCATACTTGcaaattgtagctcaagttGGCCAATTTCATCAGCATCTTCATCtacaatacaatattttaatataacttaCTGTACTATGAAAGCAAAtcaataaagaaatgaaattgtataattatgactataaaaaaattaaattaccttCAAATCCATATAGCTAACTTTTAATACACAACGTAACTTCCACATTCTCAAGTAAAAGACGTGATTGATACggagtaagaatttttttcccagtgctaaaacttgatttagAAGCAACAATGGTTATCGGAATGCTCATGAGATCTCGTGCCAATAAAGAGAGCTTTGGAAACCAATTGTAATGCTCTTTCCACCAAGAGAGAACTTCcaactttgaatttttcttaagtCTAGGCTCTTCTAAATACAAGTCTaactgagattttttttgttttggcacCACGACCACTTtcataatgatcaaattcctaatcattaaaaaaaattgcaatgaaAAATAAGGCACAGACGCGCAAGAGACAAGAGTAGAGGAACTGAATTGAGAAAGATTTGGGGCCCTTTGTGGTTTGGTTTGTCACGTTTCAACTTTCATGTTTGTGCATTGTGCCTTTGGCTTAGGACTATAGCTAGTATTGaatgagattttattttattttttatttaatggttgtCTTGAAAGTCTTGTGTTGTCTTGTCTCATTCTCTCGTGTCATGTTTGTGAAGTTTAGCTCTTATTGGTTGTGATGAAGCTCAAATATCATTCTCTCATGTCATGTCTTGTCTGTTGTTTTACTTGTttatatctataatatattGACTATTGGTTTTGGTATTTTGCGCTTTATGCACCTAGTATCAGGGCGtagtctaaatatttttttagcgaatttttttttaacgggTCGGGTCACAGGTTATCTGGGTCAGGTCAGGTTGACCCGCAAAAAAGGATCGGGTCATgagtcaacccgtttttgcttcggattaaaaaaaaaaaaaaaaaagttgagttcgggtcgggtcggaaaattctgacccgtatTGACATGTCTAATAGTAAGTATCTCTTGTAAGGAAGAaactcaaaaaggaaaaagaaagtcCTAATAAGACTATTCATTTACCAACTCTATTAAAGGCACACCTAGCATAGTACACCAAAATGAATTTAAGGTCTTCGGAGTTTAAAGCAATTCTTCCTTTGAAGAAGAATATATACCAAAGTATATAGAATAAGGGATGGCCAGCAacaaaaagttgtgaaaatattggtGCTGTCAAACTCAGATCTAAGTTGGTCATAATTGGGGTTATATGTGGTAGTTTACTTGTAATGATACTTTTTATAATGTCAAATTTCTATAATTCAACcatcttctctttctccttcacAATATACTTATcaaagaaataaagttagacgtaataaataaaaaataaaaaattttgttcttgtcCAATTTCATTCCCATTAAATTCTCTCTAGTCTACCATGTAGTAAAGTCTCTCTCCTATGATATTGATTCCCATGGTAGTTGAAATGGATTAAAATTAGGTGGTCCAACTATGTCATTGCATTTACATGTCTCCATggttggaaaattttatttttatttcaaaaaaatagtcGTTTCCACGTGAAAGGGTGCCGACTGTAACAAAGATGTAAAGAAAGGCTTCTACAGGGAAATCTTTGGTGCAACATTATTTCAATTCTAATGGAACAAATGCTGCCAGATAGTAAGGAATATATCTTTCATGTGGAAAGATGAGACACAAAGCAACTTTGTTTTCTCCACCCATCAATTCATATTCTCCCTCGCAAGCTTATGGAATCAGATGCTTCAATggctttcttctcttctttttcgcTCTCTTTGTATCTCTCTAGCTGCCTAACCTTGCCTAGTTGAGAATCCCAACTTCAGACGATTCCTTATTTGTCCCTACGCTTTCATTGACCACCATCTCTCGCACAAGCCATCTAGTTAGATATCTTTATGCATATACATATAATTCTATAGTTACAATAATAAGGAAACAAGTGTGTTTAATCCCTAGTTCTCTTTGTAAAGTAAAGAAAGTAATGGCGCTAAAAAAAAGATGTATGGTGTTTCCATTTCATACAGCATCACACTCACATTGTGTGGTACAGTTGGGTGTTACCCACACATTGTGAATATGATGTACTATGGAATGGAAATATAATATACTTTTACGACATAGAATTATTTGTGATGTAGGAGTATACGGCATGACACAAGGGATTGACATGTTAAAAGGCCAGGAAAGCCTAACAATGTGTTTGGAAGGTTAGAGGGAGAGAAGCATAGAGGAAGAAAAGGAGAGGAGAGTGGAAGAGTATTGATA
The sequence above is drawn from the Quercus robur chromosome 7, dhQueRobu3.1, whole genome shotgun sequence genome and encodes:
- the LOC126691689 gene encoding protein SODIUM POTASSIUM ROOT DEFECTIVE 3 — translated: MLCTSQASTAICMSMEEASCSSSSTIQLGGRAIDRHNPIIRDANRSSRTLSAPCSSQPPINPKPYRQLQKTKKSSSSSSKPADHNKKKSSTKPIDEKKKSVAKLTDHHIINKNSSQPTDIITKRWTKPVGDLITPPGSSRYLLSDTALSDSDPVLALVPVEEKKITQAVNQDESNASKPSSSSSSSSKTSSPDQVVVLRVSLHCKGCEGKVRKHLSRMEGVTSFNIDFAAKKVTIIGDVTPVSVLASVSKVKNAQFWPSSISATSAPAGGSNNVETKK